A stretch of DNA from Pongo pygmaeus isolate AG05252 chromosome 3, NHGRI_mPonPyg2-v2.0_pri, whole genome shotgun sequence:
GAATCAGAACCTTTATTACAAATGCCTTCCAAGAACACAGGAAGAAAATATAGCTACATATAAAGGGTGCTCTAAGTAGTTAATCATTGGTCTATGATAATATGATTGTAACAGCTTGTGAAGAAGGTGCAATAGAGAAATAAGGCATCAGCTTTTCTGTAAACTTACCAGTGAAAGTGTACACATATGATCtggtatttaaattataaaaggaaatttcTCCCAACTCATAGTCCAGAAAAATGCCAACTTGCAGGACTTCTGTGTTCCTTGTATTGCATGAACTACAGAATGGCTGAATTTGCCAGCACCCCATCTGTGGAGTTGGTGATGTAAGATCATCTCTGGGAAATGTTTCTTTACACACACCAAGGAATCATGTACCTTTGCCTCTCACTTCTACTTGCCAAAAGTGTCTCCCAGCATCAAATCCCTCACAGCTTCGGACAGCTGGGTAAAAACTAAATGACTGAGGATTATCAGTAAAGTGTGGGTTCATCATTCTAAATATCACACTTTCTGTCTCTTGAGATAATAAGACTAGGGTGGGCTGTTTCTGGATCTAGTGTCAAATCTTCCTGAAACGTGCTCATCATTTTTTTCAGGCCAAAATAAGGTGGAGAGAGACTCAAATTCTCCTTCTTTGATTCGTATGAGAAGACTGCAGGGGTTTTCAGGTTGTCATATGTGTTGTAGATGTTCTCAACACTGTCAGCACATCCAGGTCTGCCCGAAAACACTTCTCTGTTACTTCATTTAAGAGATTCTGTAGTGTGGATAAGTGGTCTGaaatttgtctttggttttcagtgagtttttcTTTAGCATCCTTCTCTTCAGTAAGTAATCTTGCATGAATTGCAGCTTGTTTCTTTACCAAGAAagacttaatttctttaaattcagATTGTAATTCCTTCCTCCATGTTGCCATCTTCTTTTTCACGTTAAGAGATCTCAAAATTGGGACTTCAGACCACATCTTGGCATGTTTGGTTTCCTTCTTTAGTGGCTTAATGTAGCTTTTGAGCTTCCTTCTGTGTATAGCTGCAGCTTGCTCAATGGGCAACAAAGGATGATCCTGATGGTCAAAGGAGACCTTGAACTGGGGACACAATAGCTCCAGGTCCTTCTCACTGAGCAGGACCACACCCTGACTGTGCTTCTCACGGAGGGGCTCCTCTTCCTGCCATTCCCTTTTGCTCCTCACGGTGAGAAGCTGCTGAACCATATCAATCATGTGGCGCAACTGGGTGTTGCTCCTGAGGTTCTCATCAGGGCAGTGATGGAGGCAGACAGGACAGGGGAGGACATCCTGTAAGTCTTCCCAGCGCTGGTTGATGCAGGAGTGACAGAAGTTGTGCCCACAGTGAGTGGTGACTGAGTCCTTCATGTAATCCAGGCAGATGGGGCAGCTGGCTTCTGCTTGGAGCTCAGCCAGAGAGGCTGCAAAGGCCATGGTGCAGGGAGGGATCTGTGTGGGGAGACTCCCTGCAGAAGGTGTGATCctccaggaaggagggagagtgaGAACCTGGTGCCTCCTCAGCGTTCTGTCTCCTGCAAGCACATCACAAGCCTGTGTCTGCTTCTTTCCCTTTGGCTCTAGAAGCAGCTTCAGGGGAAGGCAGGTCCCAGGGCACTGGCTGATCCTGTGACCCTGGATCCGCCTTTACTTAAATTCAAGCTAGGCTCTTTTGTCGTGTTTCTCAGGAAGGGCCACAATTACAAGAGGTGATGGAAACTAATGACCATGTAAAATACTCCAGACTATGAGACTTTCAACAGAGCAATAAGGCAGTTTCTTCAactacaaaaggagaaaaaagaataagatattaAAGCGCTGAAGAGCATGTATATCAATGAAAATAACTAcctaataatttttcttatttctacataaacacttctaaaaataaagtccATTGAACTAGAGGAAATCTCATAAGTATTCACTAGTTATGATTTCTGATAATGATATTACGAGCTTAATATTTAAAAGAGGCTCCATATTTTAGACATTCATAGTGCAGTATTTACCCATAAGATTATATGTGATCCTGTGTTTGCTTCAAAGTATTGCAAAGTATAGGGATTAGGATATAAATTTGTAAGTGGATACACAGGGTTTGTTGTACTAATTTTGCTACTATTTTATACACTTTAGATGTTCTCAAGTAGAAAACATTATTGAAAAGGCtgacagcctggacaacatggtgacacactgtctctatgaaaataatgcaaaaattagccaagcatagtggcacacaccagtCATCTAAGCTACTAGGGAGTCTCaggtaggaggatcaattgagcctgtgaggttgaggctgcagtgagcagttcgtgtgccactggactctagcctaggcaacagagtaagattctgtctaaaatgaaatgaaataaaataaaaagctgagtCTTATTGTCTCTGTGTCACTGTCTTCAGGCCACACCTGCTTCTCTCTTACTCTCTTTTCTGAGCCTCATCTTTCACTTCTGCTACATCTCGAAGCTCTAAAATCCCTTGTGggcatggcatggtggctcacgcctctaatggcagcactttggcaggccgaggtgagtggatcacctgaggtcagaagcttgagaccagcctcgccaacatggtgaaacccagtctctactaaaaatacaaaaattagccaggcatgggggtgcgtgcctgtagtcccaggtacttgggaggctgaggcaggagaatcgcttgaaactgggagacgaaggttgcagtgagccgagagatcatgccactgcactccagtcttggcaacaagagtgaaactccatctcaaaaataaaaataaaaataaatggtgctgggaaaactggctaaccatatgcagaaaactgaaactggacccctttcttacaccttatacaaaaattaactcaagatgggttataGGCTTAAATGTAacaccccaaactataaaaaccctaaaaaaaaaaaaacaaaaagaaaaaaaacaaaaaaaacctaggcaataacattcagaacataggcacggacaaagacttcatgacaaaaatgccaaaagcaattgcaacaaaagccaaaattgacaaatgggatctaattaaactaaagagcttctgcacagaataaacaacaacaacaaaaattattatcagagtgaacagacgacctacagaatgggagaaaatttctgcaatttacccatctgacaaaggtctaatatccagaatctatgaggaacttaaacaaatttacaagaaaaacacaaccccatcaaaaattgggcaaagccggccgcccactctgggaagtgaggagcgcctctgcccggccgcccactctgggaggtgaggagtgcctctgcccggccgccccgtctgggaggtgaggagcgcctctgcctggccgccaccccgtctgggaggaagtgaggagcacctctgcccggccgcccactctgggaggtgaggagcgcctctgcctggccactccgtctgggaagggaggagcgcctctgcccggccaccccgtctgggaggtgaggagcgcctctgcccggctgccaccccgtctgggaggaagtgaggagcacctctgcccggctgccccatctgggaagtgaggagcgcctctgcccggccgccaccccatatgggaagtgaggagcgcctctgcctgaccactccgtctgggaggtgaggagtgcctctgcccggccgtcaccccgtctgggaggaagtgaggagcacctctgcccggccgccccctctgggaagtgaggagcgcctctgcctggccgccaccccgtctgggaggaagtgaggagcgcctctgcctggctgccccatctgggaagggaggagcacctctgcccggctgccacaccgtctgggaagtgaggagcgcctctgcctggctgccccatctgggaagggaggagcacctctgcccagccgccacaccgtctgggaagtgaggagcgcctctgcctggtcgccccgtctaggaggtgaggagcgcctctgcccggccgcccagtctgggaagtgaggagcgcctcttcccggccgccctgtctgggaggtgaggagcgcctctgcctggccgccaccccatctgggaggaagtgaggagcgtctctgcccggccgccccgtctgggaagtgaggagcgcctctgcccggccgccccctctgggaagtgaggagcgcctctgctcggccgccccctctgggaagtgaggagcgcctctgctcggccgccccgtcggggaagtgaggagcgcctctgcccggccgccccgtctgggaggtgaggagcgcctctgcccggctgccacccggtctgggaggaactgaggagcgcctctgcccgggcggccccgtctgggaagcgaggagcgcctctgcccgggcggccccgtcggggaagtgaggagcgcctctgcccggccgccccgtctgggaggagaggagcgcctctgcccgggcggccccgtctgggaagcgaggggcgcctctgcccagccgccctgtctgggaggtgaggagcgcctctgcccggctgccctgtctgggaggtgtacccaacagctccgaagagacagcgaccatcgggagcgggccatgaggacgatggcggttttgttgaagagaaggggaggaagtgtggggaaaggaaggagagatcagattgttgctgtgtctgtgtagaaaggggtgggcataggagactccattttgttctgactaggagaaattcttctgccttgggatgctgttgatctatggcctttcccccagccccctgctctctgaaacatgtgctgtgtcaactcagggttaaatggattaagggtggtgcaagatgtgctttgttaaacagatgcttgaaggcagcatgctctttaagagtcatcaccactccctaatctcaagtactcaggggcacaaacactgcagaaggccgcagggtcctctgcctaggaaaaccagagacctttgt
This window harbors:
- the LOC134737539 gene encoding tripartite motif-containing protein 75-like; the encoded protein is MAFAASLAELQAEASCPICLDYMKDSVTTHCGHNFCHSCINQRWEDLQDVLPCPVCLHHCPDENLRSNTQLRHMIDMVQQLLTVRSKREWQEEEPLREKHSQGVVLLSEKDLELLCPQFKVSFDHQDHPLLPIEQAAAIHRRKLKSYIKPLKKETKHAKMWSEVPILRSLNVKKKMATWRKELQSEFKEIKSFLVKKQAAIHARLLTEEKDAKEKLTENQRQISDHLSTLQNLLNEVTEKCFRADLDVLTVLRTSTTHMTT